The Tenrec ecaudatus isolate mTenEca1 chromosome 7, mTenEca1.hap1, whole genome shotgun sequence genome window below encodes:
- the CILK1 gene encoding serine/threonine-protein kinase ICK isoform X1, whose product MNRYTTIKQLGDGTYGSVFLGRSIESGELIAIKKMKRKFYSWEECMNLREVKSLKKLNHANVVKLKEVIRENDHLYFIFEYMKENLYQLIKERNKLFPESAIRNIMYQILQGLAFIHKHGFFHRDLKPENLLCMGPELVKIADFGLAREIRSRPPYTDYVSTRWYRAPEVLLRSTNYSSPIDIWAVGCIMAEVYTLRPLFPGASEIDTIFKICQVLGTPKKTDWPEGYQLSSAMNFRWPQCIPNNLKTLIPNAGSEAIQLMRDMLQWDPKKRPTASQALRYPYFQIGHPLGNTTQNLQNSGKPQRHMLEKAGPPPHMKPVPPAQPPTKPHTRISSRQHQAGQPPAHLVYPYKAEHLSHLPEDKPSPLLFPALHTKNPPSKILADLEPKNREIKPKSRRRWGLVSRSTKDSDDWADLEDLDFSPSLTRMDLKNKKRQSDDSLCRFESILDLKPSEHMGTGNSAPTQMSSQRRDTPTLRPSAKQHYLKHSRYLPGINLRNGILPNPGKDLIPSNPWSSSGVSGKSSGTASVISKINSVGSGSTSSSGLPGNYIPSFLKKEIGSALQRVHLAPIPDPPPGYSSLKTVRPHPGGRPFFHTQPRSTPGLVPRPPAAQPVHGRTDWASKYPSRR is encoded by the exons TCTTTAAAGAAGCTCAACCATGCCAATGTTGTCAAGTTGAAAGAAGTTATCAGGGAAAATGatcacctttattttatcttcGAGTACATGAAGGAAAACCTTTATCAGCTCATCAAAGAAAG AAATAAGTTGTTCCCTGAGTCTGCTATCAGGAATATCATGTACCAGATATTGCAGGGACTCGCGTTTATTCACAAACATG GCTTCTTCCACCGGGACCTAAAACCTGAGAACCTTCTCTGCATGGGACCAGAACTTGTGAAAATCGCTGACTTTGGCCTAGCCCGAGAAATCCGATCAAGGCCCCCATATACCGACTACGTGTCTACCAGATG GTACCGGGCTCCAGAGGTGCTCCTGAGGTCTACCAACTACAGCTCCCCCATTGACATCTGGGCCGTGGGCTGCATCATGGCGGAAGTGTACACTCTGAGGCCGCTCTTCCCTGGGGCCAGTGAAATCGACACCATATTCAAAATCTGCCAAGTGCTGGGGACGCCGAAAAAG ACCGACTGGCCCGAGGGTTACCAACTTTCAAGTGCTATGAACTTCCGCTGGCCGCAGTGTATACCCAATAATCTGAAGACCCTGATTCCAAATGCTGGCAGCGAAGCCATTCAGCTCATGAGGGACATGCTTCAGTGGGACCCCAAGAAACGACCAACAGCTAGCCag GCCCTTCGATATCCTTACTTTCAGATCGGGCACCCTCTCGGGAACACCACCCAGAACCTCCAAAATTCAGGGAAACCACAGAGACACATGCTGGAAAAGGCAGGTCCCCCTCCGCACATGAAGCCCGTCCCTCCTGCCCAACCCCCAACCAAGCCGCACACCCGGATTTCTTCTCGACAACATCAAGCCGGCCAGCCCCCTGCGCACCTCGTGTACCCCTACAAGGCAGAGCACCTGAGCCACCTCCCGGAGGACAAGCCCAGCCCGCTGCTCTTCCCGGCCCTCCACACCAAGAACCCTCCTTCG AAAATCCTAGCGGACCTGGAGCCCAAGAATAGGGAGATCAAGCCTAagagcaggaggaggtggggtcTTGTCTCCAGGTCAACAAAGGATTCGGACGACTGGGCTGACCTGGAGGACTTGGACTTTAGCCCCAGCCTCACCAGGATGGACCTGAAGAACAAGAAAAGGCAGAGCGACGACAGTCTATGCAG ATTTGAGAGCATTTTGGACCTGAAGCCCTCCGAGCACATGGGTACAGGAAACAGTGCCCCCACCCAGATGTCCTCTCAGAGGCGGGACACGCCCACCCTGCGACCCTCGGCCAAGCAGCACTACTTGAAGCACTCCCGATACTTGCCTG GGATAAATCTAAGAAATGGCATCCTCCCGAATCCAGGCAAGGATTTGATCCCATCGAACCCGTGGTCGAGTTCTGGTGTTTCGGGAAAATCTTCAGGGACGGCATCAGTCATCAGCAAAATCAATTCAG TGGGCTCCGGCTCTACGAGCTCAAGTGGACTGCCTGGAAACTACATCCCTTCCTTTCTGAAGAAAGAAATCGGTTCAGCCCTGCAGCGGGTACACTTGGCACCTATTCCAGATCCTCCCCCTG GTTATTCTTCTCTGAAGACTGTGAGGCCTCATCCTGGGGGGCGGCCCTTCTTCCACACTCAGCCTCGAAGCACCCCTGGGCTGGTGCCCCGGCCGCCGGCTGCCCAGCCAGTGCACGGCCGCACGGACTGGGCTTCCAAGTACCCGTCGCGGCGATGA
- the CILK1 gene encoding serine/threonine-protein kinase ICK isoform X2, translating to MNRYTTIKQLGDGTYGSVFLGRSIESGELIAIKKMKRKFYSWEECMNLREVKSLKKLNHANVVKLKEVIRENDHLYFIFEYMKENLYQLIKERNKLFPESAIRNIMYQILQGLAFIHKHGFFHRDLKPENLLCMGPELVKIADFGLAREIRSRPPYTDYVSTRWYRAPEVLLRSTNYSSPIDIWAVGCIMAEVYTLRPLFPGASEIDTIFKICQVLGTPKKTDWPEGYQLSSAMNFRWPQCIPNNLKTLIPNAGSEAIQLMRDMLQWDPKKRPTASQALRYPYFQIGHPLGNTTQNLQNSGKPQRHMLEKAGPPPHMKPVPPAQPPTKPHTRISSRQHQAGQPPAHLVYPYKAEHLSHLPEDKPSPLLFPALHTKNPPSKILADLEPKNREIKPKSRRRWGLVSRSTKDSDDWADLEDLDFSPSLTRMDLKNKKRQSDDSLCRFESILDLKPSEHMGTGNSAPTQMSSQRRDTPTLRPSAKQHYLKHSRYLPGKDLIPSNPWSSSGVSGKSSGTASVISKINSVGSGSTSSSGLPGNYIPSFLKKEIGSALQRVHLAPIPDPPPGYSSLKTVRPHPGGRPFFHTQPRSTPGLVPRPPAAQPVHGRTDWASKYPSRR from the exons TCTTTAAAGAAGCTCAACCATGCCAATGTTGTCAAGTTGAAAGAAGTTATCAGGGAAAATGatcacctttattttatcttcGAGTACATGAAGGAAAACCTTTATCAGCTCATCAAAGAAAG AAATAAGTTGTTCCCTGAGTCTGCTATCAGGAATATCATGTACCAGATATTGCAGGGACTCGCGTTTATTCACAAACATG GCTTCTTCCACCGGGACCTAAAACCTGAGAACCTTCTCTGCATGGGACCAGAACTTGTGAAAATCGCTGACTTTGGCCTAGCCCGAGAAATCCGATCAAGGCCCCCATATACCGACTACGTGTCTACCAGATG GTACCGGGCTCCAGAGGTGCTCCTGAGGTCTACCAACTACAGCTCCCCCATTGACATCTGGGCCGTGGGCTGCATCATGGCGGAAGTGTACACTCTGAGGCCGCTCTTCCCTGGGGCCAGTGAAATCGACACCATATTCAAAATCTGCCAAGTGCTGGGGACGCCGAAAAAG ACCGACTGGCCCGAGGGTTACCAACTTTCAAGTGCTATGAACTTCCGCTGGCCGCAGTGTATACCCAATAATCTGAAGACCCTGATTCCAAATGCTGGCAGCGAAGCCATTCAGCTCATGAGGGACATGCTTCAGTGGGACCCCAAGAAACGACCAACAGCTAGCCag GCCCTTCGATATCCTTACTTTCAGATCGGGCACCCTCTCGGGAACACCACCCAGAACCTCCAAAATTCAGGGAAACCACAGAGACACATGCTGGAAAAGGCAGGTCCCCCTCCGCACATGAAGCCCGTCCCTCCTGCCCAACCCCCAACCAAGCCGCACACCCGGATTTCTTCTCGACAACATCAAGCCGGCCAGCCCCCTGCGCACCTCGTGTACCCCTACAAGGCAGAGCACCTGAGCCACCTCCCGGAGGACAAGCCCAGCCCGCTGCTCTTCCCGGCCCTCCACACCAAGAACCCTCCTTCG AAAATCCTAGCGGACCTGGAGCCCAAGAATAGGGAGATCAAGCCTAagagcaggaggaggtggggtcTTGTCTCCAGGTCAACAAAGGATTCGGACGACTGGGCTGACCTGGAGGACTTGGACTTTAGCCCCAGCCTCACCAGGATGGACCTGAAGAACAAGAAAAGGCAGAGCGACGACAGTCTATGCAG ATTTGAGAGCATTTTGGACCTGAAGCCCTCCGAGCACATGGGTACAGGAAACAGTGCCCCCACCCAGATGTCCTCTCAGAGGCGGGACACGCCCACCCTGCGACCCTCGGCCAAGCAGCACTACTTGAAGCACTCCCGATACTTGCCTG GCAAGGATTTGATCCCATCGAACCCGTGGTCGAGTTCTGGTGTTTCGGGAAAATCTTCAGGGACGGCATCAGTCATCAGCAAAATCAATTCAG TGGGCTCCGGCTCTACGAGCTCAAGTGGACTGCCTGGAAACTACATCCCTTCCTTTCTGAAGAAAGAAATCGGTTCAGCCCTGCAGCGGGTACACTTGGCACCTATTCCAGATCCTCCCCCTG GTTATTCTTCTCTGAAGACTGTGAGGCCTCATCCTGGGGGGCGGCCCTTCTTCCACACTCAGCCTCGAAGCACCCCTGGGCTGGTGCCCCGGCCGCCGGCTGCCCAGCCAGTGCACGGCCGCACGGACTGGGCTTCCAAGTACCCGTCGCGGCGATGA